In the genome of Myxococcus stipitatus, one region contains:
- a CDS encoding TolC family protein: MRLRSSLALLATFCAGCGWVHPVVVKPPPAPSRYSTAVDLRTDPSQPPSPSEGGTPSPRPPNEAAPEQPAERVTQDKVWWSAFADPALDAAIQESFRDNLTLRDVRDLIYENQLDPTVPQGWWYPLQVGILNPAGLRHIKANVPPVPATQVEYNIATADFGVAYQVDLFGNLAARRSAGMNFAEQQRQLTEGRVQDMALRITQLWFDILEARALRDLTLRQIEYNKELLRLIQARFEQHLTPRLAVLQQEQLLVNLESQVPLISTRNALLNSELKALLGRTPSPTDDVVPLERQLPDLPPPPALGTPSDLNVNTPEMRLAELRVAEVEHRINANRASWLPTIQLVGSVGAAKIGLSEPVLGQYLVGVNLTWALFDGERFTEHLRLPLQLERRHVQYKLALQTAIGRVQDAVVQEENEATSLRSLRVQVQLGRQLLDEARRLFEQGHSDYLTVLSALTNLVGLERASLQAQRLLLNHRVAVYRSLGGTWSRDVTLKRE, encoded by the coding sequence ATGAGACTTCGATCTTCGCTCGCTCTCCTCGCGACGTTCTGCGCCGGTTGCGGATGGGTCCATCCCGTCGTCGTCAAGCCGCCTCCGGCGCCGAGCCGCTACTCGACCGCCGTCGATCTGCGCACCGACCCGTCCCAACCGCCCAGCCCCTCCGAGGGCGGGACTCCAAGCCCACGGCCACCGAACGAGGCCGCGCCCGAGCAGCCAGCCGAGCGCGTCACCCAGGACAAGGTCTGGTGGTCGGCGTTCGCCGACCCAGCGCTCGACGCGGCCATCCAGGAGAGCTTCCGCGACAACCTGACCCTGCGCGACGTGCGGGACCTCATCTACGAGAACCAGCTCGACCCCACCGTGCCGCAGGGTTGGTGGTACCCGCTGCAGGTCGGCATCCTCAACCCGGCGGGGTTGAGGCATATCAAGGCCAACGTTCCGCCCGTGCCGGCAACCCAGGTCGAGTACAACATCGCCACCGCCGATTTCGGCGTGGCCTACCAGGTCGACCTGTTCGGAAACCTCGCCGCGCGGCGAAGCGCGGGAATGAACTTCGCCGAGCAGCAGCGGCAGCTCACCGAGGGCCGCGTCCAGGACATGGCGCTGCGGATCACCCAGCTCTGGTTCGACATCCTCGAGGCCCGCGCGCTCCGGGACCTCACGCTGCGGCAGATTGAATACAACAAGGAGCTGCTCCGGCTGATCCAAGCGCGGTTCGAACAGCACCTCACGCCCCGGCTCGCGGTGCTGCAGCAGGAGCAGTTGCTGGTGAACCTCGAATCGCAGGTGCCGCTCATCTCCACCCGGAACGCGCTCTTGAACTCGGAGCTGAAGGCGCTGCTGGGCCGGACTCCCAGCCCCACGGACGACGTCGTTCCACTCGAGCGGCAGCTTCCCGACCTCCCGCCTCCGCCAGCGCTCGGAACGCCGAGCGACCTGAACGTGAACACGCCCGAGATGCGGCTCGCGGAGCTGCGCGTCGCCGAGGTCGAGCACCGCATCAACGCGAACCGGGCGAGCTGGCTTCCAACCATCCAGCTCGTGGGCAGCGTGGGCGCCGCGAAGATCGGCCTCTCGGAGCCGGTCCTCGGCCAGTACCTCGTCGGGGTGAACCTGACCTGGGCCCTGTTCGATGGAGAGAGATTCACCGAGCACTTGCGACTGCCGCTGCAGCTCGAGCGTCGGCACGTCCAATACAAGCTCGCGCTGCAGACCGCGATCGGGCGGGTGCAGGATGCCGTGGTCCAGGAGGAGAACGAGGCGACGAGCCTGCGCAGCCTGCGTGTGCAGGTCCAGCTCGGGCGGCAGCTCCTGGACGAGGCGAGGCGGCTCTTCGAGCAAGGGCACTCGGACTATCTGACGGTGCTCAGCGCCCTGACGAATCTGGTCGGGCTCGAGCGTGCGAGTCTGCAAGCACAACGACTGCTGCTCAACCATCGCGTCGCGGTCTATCGCTCGCTCGGCGGTACCTGGTCGCGCGACGTCACATTGAAGCGGGAGTGA